The genomic DNA TCGTTATTGACCGCCATTGTTTTTAAAAACTCTCCAATTTCTATTCGGGATTTCAAATCTATACCTGCCGTCGGTTCATCCAGCAGCAGAAATTCAGGGTCGTTAATTAAACTGATTGCCAGATTTAATTTCCGTTTCATTCCACCTGAGAGTTTGTTAACTTTCGTATCATGTCTGTCGAGCTGTATGTTATTCAGGAGTCCTTTTAATTCCGGTAGAGTTTTTTTGACCGGTGACAGCCTGGCAAAGAATTTCATATTTTCAAGTACAGTCAGATCTTCCCATACAGCGATATCCTGAGGGACATAACCGATTCTTTTTCTGTGTGCTTTAAAATGCTTCCTGTACGATTTGCCGTTTAAATACACTTCACCGGAGTCCGGTTTAGACAATGTGGCTAAAATCTTCAGGAGAGTTGATTTACCCGCGCCGTTTTCACCGACGAGACCAATAACTTCTCCGCGTTTTGCCGTCATGCTAAAGTCGTCCAGTACACGACGTCTGCCGTAGCTTTTATTAACCGACTTAACTTCGAGCATTACTATCCCTCCACATCCAAACAAACATCAGCAGTATAAGTATAATCAGCCATGGAATGTTTAAATTATTTTCTGTAAAAATCCGTACCGGATGAAGTGCCGAAATGACATGTATCCCTGTAACGGAAATAATGACCGGCATTGCAACATGGAGTACAAGAACAGTCATTGCCACCGCAATTGCCAGCTGATAGAGCTTTACCGGTGTGCTCACGGCTGATGCAAGCAGAAAAGCGATGCTGTTAACAACAATTCTGTACATAACGAGTGACAGCAGACTGATATCCGCCGACAGCTTGTCACTGATTATCATCCAGGTAATGCCGTCTATGACCAGCATCAGGCCGGTCATCAATACGAAGGTCAGTATCATAAATGACTTGTAGGAATACTTCATAAACGTAAATCTGACACCTGCTCCACCGACGGTTTCACGTGTAACAAAGTCGAATGTAAAAATGGTAATAATCAGCGTAATATAGGCCCATACCGCCCATGGGTTTAAACCTGTCTGTTCCTCTGTGTCCGTCCGTTCACCGTGGAAATAAAACACCTGTTGCACGAGATTTGTACCGGTCTCAATACGCTCGCGTTCAGCAGCAATTTCCTCACCCGACACTTCATTTTCAGCAAGCATCTCTTCCTGCATATTCATTACAAAATCAACTGTGCCGTATGCTCCCATCCGTTCCTGGATGACCGATGCCGCAAGTTCTTTTGCCGGTTCATAATAAATCGAACGATCTGTAAAATACGTCTCTATTAAGTTTCTCCGCTTTACGTCACGCACTTTTTCTTCATAGTCTTCCGGTAAGATGAATACACTGTCCAGCTGATATTGTTCAAGCTCTCTTAACACAGCCTGACTTTCTGTGTCATCAAATACTTCAACGTCCATAAACTCGCTGCCGGCAAGTCCTTCTGCAAAATAATCCGCTTCAGCACTCTGTTCATGGACAATAACCGCAACAGGCACCCTGAAATCATCGCTGGTATTATTAAATACTGCTGATGCTGCAAGCGTCAAAAAGAGTGGCAGTGTAAGCCATATCAGTATTTTCGGCAGCCGGCGTTTTATAAGCAGCCATCTTGCATAGATCATATCAGTCATAATAATCCACGCTCCTTTAAGACAGCCAGTACTAAAAATAAGCCCGAAACACCAGCAAGTGTCAGTATCATAACGTCAGTTTCCATCGTAAACCGGCCGTTTAAAATAATCTCTTCCATCCACGATAATCCCTGGTAGCTGTACATATATTCAAATATCCGGTCCATATACAACGGGAAATAGATTCTGGGAATAATGCTCCCTGCAAATAATATAATCAATATCTGGAATGCCAGCTGTGCAACGATACCCAGTTTAAACGACGGAATGAGCCAGTCGATAATAACCATAATGATTACCGTCGTATATATATGGAGCACAATTAAAACGAGCAGCCGTATCATATTTTCAAAATCCAGTTCAATACCGCCGAAAAACAGAACCCAAAATGTTATAAAGGCTGATGCAGCCGTGACAAGCGTGCCGACAGTCAGTACTTTTGCTGCACCGCGGGAGAGGTAAGTGACACCGAACACTTGCATGCGGTCTTCGAGATTGCTGCTCACGTCACGCATTAACGCTGTATAGAGCATATACACCCAGAGTGTCATAATGATAAACAGCGCATTTACGATAAAATACAGATTCCCCGCACTGACATTCTGGGTTCTCTCATGTTCATCCATTAAGGTTCCACTTGAAAGCACCTGAATAAACTGGCTGACAAACTCCTGAAAAATCAATTCATGACGCTCTTCATCATTCATACCAAATTCTTTTGCGTAGTGGTTAATTGTTAATATTCCCGCCTGTGAGTTTCTGATATGCCTCACGACCGTGTCAATCACGCTGCTGATGACATAACTTTCAAGCTTCATATCGGGATTACCAACGACAACCAATTCACTGGATTCCCCCTGCATCATTCTTTCCGTAAATTTCCCGGGGAATATTATATAAGAGACCAGCTCATTATTTTCGATCATCATTTCTGCATCCGCTTCTGACAGTACCGTCATCTCAAATCCGTCTGCAACATCGGCCGAATCGGCAAGTGCAGATACAATCATTTCCGTCTCTTCGCTGTCATCTAAATTGACGAGACCGACAGACATTTTATCCGGATCATCAAACGACAGAAATGAACTCAGCATCCAGATCACAAGACTCAGAAAAATGACCGGTGAAATGAAAATAAGAGGAAGTGTCAGCCACTTCCTCCTAAGTCTGCTGATGTCGTTAGCGATGAATACAAATATATGCTTCATTTTTCTCATCGCTGACGCATCCTTTCATGTTTAATTAGAATCCTGACGGTGCTCCGAAGTTTTCTGTCACCCATTCTTCGAATTGCGGACCGACTTCATCGTTAAAGTATGAGTTCAGTTCATCCTCACTCATCTGACCGATATTTTTCTCGTTATCCTCACCCGGCAGTTCAATTTCACTTACCGTCTCACTATCACTGGCAAGATTCAGTACGAACGTATCTTTCGTAACATTCATGCCGTCTTCAGCATAAAATGTCATATCCCCGGTCGCCTGATCATCGTTATAAACAGAATTGCTTTCAACATATAACGTTAATGGTGAACCGAACAACTCTTCGTTAAAACTGATATCTGCATTCCAGATTTCATTGTCTTCTTCTTCAGATTTAACCGAATTGATTATTACAAGGTCACCTGAAATATCGTCAGCATCGGCTCTTAAAGTGATTGTATCTTCATAGCCTGTTTCAGTTTCGTTTAAATCTGCAGTGTAGCCGAATACTGTTTCCATACTATCATCTGACACAGCAATATCGTAGTTAGTCACTCTGCTGTTTTCTTTAACTTCAGTCGTACCATCGACTGCAATCTGACCTGTAGAGTCGTCAATCGTCAGGGCAGTATCCATATCGCGCTGTATAATATTGTCGTCGCCGTCTGTCCAGATTATTGAAGTCAGACCATCAGGGAAACCAAGATCTTCAACATTTTCTGCAGCTTCTTTTAATGAATCGTTAAACTCCGTCGCTGCTTCTTCACCCGTCGGCGCTTCCGGATTACCCACATTTGCTGCCATCATCTGCGTTTCTATAATGTTGGCAAGTTCTTCGTCTTCAGCCATCTTATTGAATAAATCTCTCAGGAACGTATGAATCTGTTCCTCGGTTAAAGTCATAGTCAGCTTATCTGCATTGACCGTATTATCTCCAACAGTAATTTCTTCACTTTCTGATTCAAAAGCTTCATCAGGAAGATTTTCTCTGATGAATGAAGAATACTCATCTTTAAAGTATTCGCGCTGTGTTTCTGTCATTGCACTGGATTCAAAGAAGACCGAGTAGTCAATATCTTCTTCACCGGTAAATGTTTCCGGATCCAGCTTATGCAGGAATGAAGCTGCATCTTCTTCGTTAACCACCATATACTCTTCGACAAACGGCAGTGTTACACCTGCTTTTTCACCTGTAATGTATGCATGTACGTCTGAAATGGAGAACCCTGCAACATCGGCGTTAAGTCCTAATGTACTGACTTCATTCGCCACATCCTGTCCGACATCCAATTTAATATTAGAGTTGTTAATCATGTCTGTCATCCCCATTTCCTGGAATGACGGATCGTTTGTCTCAGCTGTAATATCCACTGTTGACTGAATCGCATTTTCCTGAGCATGTTCATACCAGTCCAGCTCGCTCTCAAAGCGCTCTTCAAACAAACCGAAAGAATCCTCCACACTGTCGAGCTCAGCCAACAGGTAGTTGTTTTTCGGGTTGTTCACCATCGTTTGAAACAGAATGTATGCCCCGATTGCCAGTACCGCAATGACCCCGACGGACACACCTAAAATTGTTAAACCTTTCTTCCCCATAAAAAATCCTCCTCTGCTTGCGCTAATTTACTCTAATATTATACTTAGTAATATTATAACATATAATGTGTCTGAAAAGTGTCGGTTCCCGAAATTTCATCCAATGTTATAATGTTGGGATGAAATGATAAAATAAGGGTCAGAGGAACAGGGAAAGGATGGTTATCAGATGAGACTTAAAAATAAAGTCGCTGTAATTACCGGAGGCAGTCAGGGAATCGGCCGCGGAGTGGCACAGGTTTTTGCTGAAGAAGGGGCAAAAATAGTGATTGCTGACATCGATGCAGAATCAGCGGAGAAGACTGTAAAAGAGCTTTCTGATAAAGATCTCGATGTCCGCTTCTGCAAGACGGATGTCAGCAGGGAAGCAGATGTTCAAAACTTAATCGCGTTCACGATTGAAGAATTCGGCAGATTAGATGTGCTGGTCAACAATGCA from Jeotgalicoccus saudimassiliensis includes the following:
- a CDS encoding ABC transporter ATP-binding protein, with amino-acid sequence MLEVKSVNKSYGRRRVLDDFSMTAKRGEVIGLVGENGAGKSTLLKILATLSKPDSGEVYLNGKSYRKHFKAHRKRIGYVPQDIAVWEDLTVLENMKFFARLSPVKKTLPELKGLLNNIQLDRHDTKVNKLSGGMKRKLNLAISLINDPEFLLLDEPTAGIDLKSRIEIGEFLKTMAVNNDTLIIYTSHDMSEIKEVCDRVVVIGQDSFYREILADYIK
- a CDS encoding ABC transporter permease translates to MTDMIYARWLLIKRRLPKILIWLTLPLFLTLAASAVFNNTSDDFRVPVAVIVHEQSAEADYFAEGLAGSEFMDVEVFDDTESQAVLRELEQYQLDSVFILPEDYEEKVRDVKRRNLIETYFTDRSIYYEPAKELAASVIQERMGAYGTVDFVMNMQEEMLAENEVSGEEIAAERERIETGTNLVQQVFYFHGERTDTEEQTGLNPWAVWAYITLIITIFTFDFVTRETVGGAGVRFTFMKYSYKSFMILTFVLMTGLMLVIDGITWMIISDKLSADISLLSLVMYRIVVNSIAFLLASAVSTPVKLYQLAIAVAMTVLVLHVAMPVIISVTGIHVISALHPVRIFTENNLNIPWLIILILLMFVWMWRDSNARS
- a CDS encoding ABC transporter permease is translated as MRKMKHIFVFIANDISRLRRKWLTLPLIFISPVIFLSLVIWMLSSFLSFDDPDKMSVGLVNLDDSEETEMIVSALADSADVADGFEMTVLSEADAEMMIENNELVSYIIFPGKFTERMMQGESSELVVVGNPDMKLESYVISSVIDTVVRHIRNSQAGILTINHYAKEFGMNDEERHELIFQEFVSQFIQVLSSGTLMDEHERTQNVSAGNLYFIVNALFIIMTLWVYMLYTALMRDVSSNLEDRMQVFGVTYLSRGAAKVLTVGTLVTAASAFITFWVLFFGGIELDFENMIRLLVLIVLHIYTTVIIMVIIDWLIPSFKLGIVAQLAFQILIILFAGSIIPRIYFPLYMDRIFEYMYSYQGLSWMEEIILNGRFTMETDVMILTLAGVSGLFLVLAVLKERGLL
- a CDS encoding DUF6583 family protein, with the protein product MGKKGLTILGVSVGVIAVLAIGAYILFQTMVNNPKNNYLLAELDSVEDSFGLFEERFESELDWYEHAQENAIQSTVDITAETNDPSFQEMGMTDMINNSNIKLDVGQDVANEVSTLGLNADVAGFSISDVHAYITGEKAGVTLPFVEEYMVVNEEDAASFLHKLDPETFTGEEDIDYSVFFESSAMTETQREYFKDEYSSFIRENLPDEAFESESEEITVGDNTVNADKLTMTLTEEQIHTFLRDLFNKMAEDEELANIIETQMMAANVGNPEAPTGEEAATEFNDSLKEAAENVEDLGFPDGLTSIIWTDGDDNIIQRDMDTALTIDDSTGQIAVDGTTEVKENSRVTNYDIAVSDDSMETVFGYTADLNETETGYEDTITLRADADDISGDLVIINSVKSEEEDNEIWNADISFNEELFGSPLTLYVESNSVYNDDQATGDMTFYAEDGMNVTKDTFVLNLASDSETVSEIELPGEDNEKNIGQMSEDELNSYFNDEVGPQFEEWVTENFGAPSGF